The genomic window ACTAATCGTTCTTGGTACTCTTGTTGTCCACAGCACAAGAGATTGTGTTTCACTAAGCTGAAAGATATCTTGAATAGGAATGCTTTGAACGCCAATAAATAAAGATAAAACAGCTAGTAATACTAAGCTTATTATCGGGATACTCTTTTTCATCAAAACTCTCCTAATTGATAATGATTTTCATTTACAGTCAATTCTATCCAAGTTTTAGTCTAATTGCAACATTTTTTCACAAATTTTTTCTAATGAATTATATGTTATACTTAAAATGATTGAGCTATAAAGGAGTGGTTAACATGGCGAAAGATATTCAAGACTATCTAGACAAAGGGATGTACGGCACCCCTCAACTAAAGCCTGACGAACAAAAAAAATATCTCGGAACATTTAGAGAACGCGTTGTATTTATTTTGTTCTTATCCGAATTAAGTTCGAATTCGTTTGAGGAGTTTGCAGTCAATCAATTCAAACAATATCCAGGTGGAACTTTACTTGTTAATGCGTTAGTGAAACCAACGATTCAGAAAAAATTGATTCATCTAACTCAAGAGAACCAAGTGTTGCTAAAATTAGTCGATACTGAACATACGACACTAGCTGATGATTCTATTGCAGTTGTTTATTCTCTTAATCACGCTATTAATAAAGAAGAGATTGAGATGCCTTTTAAAAAAAGAACCCCTAGTGCTTCTACTGCTAAAAATACCAACCAAACTCATTCAAGTGGAGGATTTTTTAGTGGATTATTCTCAAAAAAATAGTACCCTAAATCGAAAAAATTTAGGGTACTATTTTATTTTAATACGCGTTTAATCCATTGAAGATGTTTATCTGTATATGGTGGATAAATAAATGGCGTATCGAGTTTCGTTGAAGTTAATATCGCACGTTTATGTGAGAAAGTATCAAAACTGTATTTTCCGTGATAATTCCCAATACCTGATGTTCCGACTCCTCCAAAAGGCAAGTGGCTGG from Vagococcus martis includes these protein-coding regions:
- a CDS encoding YueI family protein — encoded protein: MAKDIQDYLDKGMYGTPQLKPDEQKKYLGTFRERVVFILFLSELSSNSFEEFAVNQFKQYPGGTLLVNALVKPTIQKKLIHLTQENQVLLKLVDTEHTTLADDSIAVVYSLNHAINKEEIEMPFKKRTPSASTAKNTNQTHSSGGFFSGLFSKK